In Trichomycterus rosablanca isolate fTriRos1 chromosome 4, fTriRos1.hap1, whole genome shotgun sequence, one DNA window encodes the following:
- the nrd1a gene encoding nardilysin: protein MHNKSKQSAEGVMAQSSGPDRGEPNQDQRENRGDDDIIKSPSDPKLYRYIELSNGLRALLISDCSSTAPSEEDEDDHEDDEEDEEEEEDDDEEEEDDDEDESEEETDDDSEEDDDDDEECDGEKKKKVSEKQSAAALCVGVGSFSDPDDLPGLAHFLEHMVFMGSEKYPRENGFDSFLKKHGGSDNASTDCERTVFHFDIQRRKFREALDRWAQFFICPLMIKDTMDREVEAVDSEFQLARPSDSHRKEMLLGSLAKPNHPMSKFCWGNAQTLKTEPKMKKINVYKRLRTFWKRHYSAHCMTLAVQSKETLDTLELWVREIFTNIPNNGRPKPDFSHLLDPFDTPAFNKLYRVVPVRKEHSLTITWALPPQERHYTVKPLHYLAWLIGHEGVGSVLSLLRKKCWALALYGGNSEMGFDQNSTYSIFSISITLTDEGQHNFYQVADLVFQYVKLLQSLGPQRRIYEEIQKIEDNEFHYQEQTDPIEYVEDVCENMQLFPKQHVLTGDQLLFHYSPEVISDVLDLLTPDRANLLLLSPNHQGRCPLQEKWFGTCYSVEDVDEHWRNRWNSDLDLNPELHLPAENQFIATDFTLKQPDCADTEYPVRVAETERGCVWYRKDTKFNIPKAYVWFHLVSPLIQRSPKNVVLFEVFVNVLLHNVAEPAYEADVAQLEHKLTAGEHGLVIKVKGFNHKLRLLFDLLVDQLSAFSVTPDVFSMFTEQLKKSYFNILIKPEKLSKDVRLLILEAERWSLVEKHLVLVEGISVEELMEFVSRFREELYAEGLVQGNITSTEAVEFLNYLTHKLNYRKLSVEVPVQFRVVELPAARTVCKVKSLNKGDANSEVTVYYQSGVKNLRDHTLMELLVMHMEEPCFDFLRTKETLGYHVYPTCRNTSGILGFSVTVETQATKFNTELVEKKMEEFLQGFGEMLEALSDDGFRSHVTALVKLKQCEDTHLGEEVERNWNEIITQQYVFNRLNREIKVLKATSKAELVDWFQQHRSGRSRKLSVQVVGFGAEETDPPAEEQEEDSKLTFLPPSDTHPSDIIINDIRAFTHTLTLYPHHKIVQ, encoded by the exons ATGCACAACAAATCCAAACAGAGTGCGGAGGGTGTGATGGCTCAGAGCTCCGGTCCGGACCGTGGGGAACCGAACCAGGATCAGAGGGAGAACCGGGGGGACGATGACATCATCAAATCACCCAGCGACCCCAAACTGTACAG gtaTATAGAGCTGAGTAACGGCCTCCGTGCTCTACTCATCTCAGACTGCTCCTCCACTGCTCCATCtgaggaggatgaggatgatCACGAGGATGATGAAGAGGAcgaagaagaagaggaggatgatgatgaagaggaggaggacgacGACGAGGATGAATCTGAGGAGGAAACCGATGATGATTCagaggaagatgatgatgatgatgaagaatgTGATggagagaagaagaagaaggtttCAGAGAAACAG tccgCAGCAGCCCTGTGTGTAGGCGTGGGGAGTTTCAGTGACCCTGACGACCTGCCGGGACTCGCCCACTTTCTGGAACACA tggtgtttatGGGCAGTGAGAAGTACCCTCGTGAGAACGGGTTCGATTCCTTCCTGAAGAAGCACGGCGGGAGTGATAACGCCTCCACCGACTGTGAGCGCACCGTCTTCCACTTCGACATCCAGAGGAGGAAGTTCAGAGAAGCTCTGGATCG gtgggctCAGTTCTTTATCTGTCCCCTCATGATCAAAGATACCATGGATAGAGAGGTGGAGGCCGTCGACAGTG AGTTCCAGTTGGCGAGACCCTCCGACTCTCACCGTAAGGAGATGCTGCTCGGCAGTCTGGCTAAACCCAACCACCCCATGTCCAAGTTCTGCTGGG GAAACGCTCAGACTCTGAAGACCGAGCCGAAGATGAAGAAGATAAACGTGTATAAGAGACTCAGAACGTTCTGGAAGAGACATTACTCTGCTCACTGCATGACCCTGGCTGTGCAGTCTAAAG AGACGCTGGACACTCTGGAGCTGTGGGTCCGAGAGATCTTCACCAACATCCCCAACAA CGGGCGACCCAAACCCGACTTCTCTCACCTGCTGGACCCGTTCGACACGCCTGCCTTCAACAAGCTGTACAGAG tggtgCCCGTGAGGAAGGAGCACTCTCTCACCATCACCTGGGCACTGCCCCCTCAGGAGAGGCACTACAC ggtgaaGCCGTTACATTACCTGGCCTGGTTGATCGGTCATGAGGGCGTCGGCAGCGTCCTGTCTCTGCTCCGAAAAaa gtgctgGGCGTTGGCGCTGTACGGTGGGAACAGTGAGATGGGATTCGATCAGAACTCCACCTACTCCATCTTCAGCATCTCCATCACGCTCACCGATGAGGGTCAGCACAACTTCTACCAG gtagCTGATCTGGTGTTTCAGTACGTGAAGCTGCTGCAGAGCCTGGGTCCTCAgcgcag AATTTATGAAGAAATCCAGAAGATTGAAGATAACGAGTTCCACTACCAggagcag ACGGATCCCATCGAGTACGTGGAGGACGTCTGTGAGAACATGCAGCTCTTCCCCAAACAGCACGTCCTGACTGGAGACCAGCTTCTGTTCCACTATAGtcctgag GTGATCAGTGATGTTCTGGATCTTCTCACTCCTGATCGGGCCAACCTGCTGCTCCTCTCTCCAAACCACCAGGGGCGCTGTCCACTCCAGGAGAAGTGGTTCGGCACTTGCTACAGTGTGGAGG ATGTTGATGAGCACTGGAGGAACCGCTGGAACTCTGACCTGGACCTGAACCCTGAGCTCCACCTTCCAGCTGAGAACCAGTTCATTG CGACGGATTTCACACTGAAACAGCCGGACTGCGCCGACACCGAGTACCCGGTGAGGGTGGCGGAGACGGAGCGGGGGTGTGTGTGGTACAGGAAGGACACCAAGTTCAACATCCCTAAgg CGTACGTGTGGTTCCACCTCGTCTCCCCACTCATCCAGAGATCTCCTAAAAA TGTGGTCCTGTTCGAGGTGTTTGTGAACGTTCTCCTGCATAACGTAGCCGAGCCGGCGTACGAGGCGGACGTAGCTCAGCTGGAGCACAAGCTCACCGCGGGAGAGCACGGCCTCGTCATCAAGGTCAAGGGATTCAACCATAAACTCCGG CTGCTGTTTGATCTGCTGGTGGATCAGTTGTCGGCGTTCTCAGTGACCCCGGACGTTTTCTCCATGTTCACTGAGCAGCTGAAGAAATCGTACTTCAACATCCTGATCAAACCCGAGAAACTCAGcaa agacGTGAGGCTGTTGATCCTGGAGGCTGAGCGCTGGTCTCTGGTGGAGAAGCACCTGGTGCTGGTGGAGGGGATCAGTGTGGAGGAGCTGATGGAGTTTGTGAGCAGGTTTAGGGAGGAGCTGTACGCTGAGGGTCTGGTCCAGGGGAACATCACCAGCACA GAAGCGGTGGAGTTCCTGAACTACCTGACACA taagCTAAACTACAGGAAGTTATCAGTAGAAGTTCCGGTGCAGTTCCGGGTGGTGGAGCTGCCGGCTGCTCGCACCGTGTGTAAAGTTAAATCTCTAAACAAAGGAGATGCTAACTCTGAGGTCACCGTTTACTACCAG TCTGGAGTGAAGAACCTGCGTGACCACACCCTGATGGAGCTGCTGGTG atgcACATGGAGGAACCGTGCTTTGACTTCCTCAGGACTAAGGAGACTCTGGG GTATCACGTTTACCCCACCTGTAGAAACACCTCGGGCATCCTGGGCTTCTCCGTCACCGTGGAGACGCAGGCCACCAAATTCAA tacggAGCTGGTAGAGAAGAAGATGGAGGAGTTCCTGCAGGGTTTCGGTGAGATGTTGGAAGCCCTGAGCGATGATGGTTTCAGGAGTCATGTGACGGCGCTGGTGAAGCTGAAGCAGTGTGAGGACACACACCTGGGGGAGGAGGTGGAGAGGAACTGGAACGAGATCATCACCCAGCAGTACGTCTTCAACCGCCTGAACCGTGAG ATCAAGGTTCTGAAGGCGACCAGTAAAGCTGAACTGGTGGACTGGTTCCAGCAGCACAGAAGTGGGCGGAGCAGGAAGCTGAGTGTGCAG GTGGTGGGTTTTGGAGCGGAGGAGACCGACCCCCCCGCCGAGGAGCAGGAGGAGGATTCCAAACTCACCTTCCTCCCCCCATCAGACACACACCCCTCTGACATCATCATTAATGACATCAgagccttcacacacacactcacactgtacccacaccacaagatcgtccagtaa